One segment of Arthrobacter sp. MMS18-M83 DNA contains the following:
- a CDS encoding carboxymuconolactone decarboxylase family protein: MARIPVHTVASAPEESKEIAGKLEKRMGKLLNIHAEMAHSPVVIAAYHGISQAIAAHGTFDARTKEAIALAVGNQNGCDYCQAAHTVSGRKAGLTEEQILAIRAGEIDFDAKLETITEVARQAAARTGDVSDALWQAALEAGWTESELAEAFAHIAANLFTNYFNHYARTDLDLPSAEPLTA; this comes from the coding sequence ATGGCCCGCATTCCCGTCCACACCGTCGCCAGCGCCCCCGAGGAATCCAAAGAGATCGCCGGGAAACTGGAAAAACGCATGGGCAAACTGCTGAACATCCACGCCGAAATGGCCCACTCACCCGTGGTGATCGCCGCCTACCACGGCATTTCCCAGGCCATCGCCGCCCACGGGACCTTCGACGCCCGCACGAAGGAAGCCATCGCACTGGCCGTGGGCAACCAGAACGGCTGCGACTACTGCCAGGCCGCCCACACTGTCTCCGGCCGTAAAGCCGGGCTGACGGAGGAACAGATCCTCGCGATCCGTGCCGGCGAAATAGACTTCGATGCGAAACTCGAGACCATCACCGAGGTGGCACGCCAGGCCGCCGCCCGAACCGGCGACGTCTCCGACGCCCTCTGGCAGGCAGCATTGGAAGCCGGCTGGACCGAGTCGGAACTGGCCGAAGCCTTCGCCCATATCGCGGCGAACCTGTTCACCAACTACTTCAACCACTACGCCCGCACCGACCTGGACCTCCCGTCCGCGGAACCACTGACCGCCTGA
- a CDS encoding methyltransferase domain-containing protein: MTTDIPVNAREVNAEVVKACCAAGYGADAVTLLLGESYHPGGAGLTRRLARALDLAASSVVLDVASGRGASALLLATEHGCTVHGVDLGARQINQATGAAAEAGLGGSVSFTLADAENLPFPDRTFDALICECAFCTFPDKEQAAREFARVLAPGGRAGITDVTVTGVLPPELRTLTSWIACIADARSTADYGALLTGAGLVVERIEDHNHALAGMLDRIEARLNALAMTAPTLLEAANADPAAIRPYLAAVRRAVDAGAIGYTLITASKPLCGTSTEVPGNPTTLAADRIRS; the protein is encoded by the coding sequence ATGACCACCGATATTCCCGTAAATGCCCGGGAAGTCAATGCCGAGGTGGTCAAGGCCTGCTGCGCGGCCGGTTACGGGGCAGACGCGGTCACCCTGCTTCTGGGGGAAAGTTATCATCCGGGCGGCGCCGGGCTCACCCGCCGCCTCGCCCGGGCCCTGGACCTGGCCGCATCCTCTGTCGTTCTTGATGTGGCCTCCGGGCGGGGCGCCAGCGCGCTGCTCCTGGCCACCGAACACGGGTGCACCGTCCACGGTGTGGACCTCGGCGCCCGGCAAATCAACCAGGCCACCGGCGCGGCCGCCGAAGCCGGCCTGGGCGGGTCCGTGTCGTTCACCCTCGCCGACGCCGAAAACCTCCCCTTCCCGGACCGCACGTTCGATGCGCTGATCTGCGAATGCGCGTTCTGCACCTTCCCCGACAAGGAACAGGCCGCCCGCGAATTCGCACGTGTCCTGGCACCCGGGGGCCGGGCCGGCATCACGGACGTCACCGTCACGGGCGTCCTTCCGCCGGAGCTGCGCACGCTCACCTCATGGATCGCCTGCATCGCCGATGCCCGCAGCACCGCGGACTACGGTGCGCTGCTCACCGGCGCCGGGCTGGTGGTGGAGCGGATCGAAGACCACAACCATGCCCTGGCCGGCATGCTGGACCGGATCGAGGCCCGCCTCAACGCGCTGGCCATGACCGCCCCAACCCTCCTGGAGGCAGCGAACGCCGACCCCGCCGCCATCCGCCCCTACCTTGCGGCCGTGCGCCGGGCAGTGGACGCCGGAGCCATCGGCTACACCCTGATCACCGCCAGCAAACCCCTGTGCGGCACGTCCACGGAAGTCCCCGGCAACCCGACCACACTGGCAGCGGACAGGATCCGGTCTTGA